Proteins encoded by one window of Melanotaenia boesemani isolate fMelBoe1 chromosome 10, fMelBoe1.pri, whole genome shotgun sequence:
- the adat1 gene encoding tRNA-specific adenosine deaminase 1 isoform X4 produces MTSVTFLMTVMQKSSLEEVVSGEFRISGCLCSTLSPYWTRCTAAFLFLIRYLIHEMSRAVSGRGSAVFCPSDQRCKFRLHPGVSFLFFTSHTPCGDASIIPMSDSQSQPCPPLTSGNRRGQTDAGRARKRVAEDPREGRNSKLPHLEEEKTSDLKQEDRKQPESQTEVKPRSLDQTDGVGERPQVLDIHRTGARCVPGGPADPLQPGEGYHSTGLLRVKPGRGEPTLSLSCSDKLARWGVVGFQGALLSHYLEEALYFSTVVVGKCPFSQDVLHRALVARCSHVSNLPAGFSVCPPVLLQSSLEFPFSQNQTQLQHQVGQGRISPCGAAISWCNVTEQPLDVTANGYKQGVTRKALGSPQARSLLCKLELFHSFLSLVSTTDPSALPQSLRTPELHTYWDYKQASQSYQQAWQQLHSQAFPLWPRSNRNLLLFH; encoded by the exons ATGACATCA GTGACGTTCTTAATGACAGTCATGCAGAAGTCATCGCTAGAAGAGGTTGTATCAGGTGAGTTCAGGATCTCCGGGTGCTTGTGCTCCACCCTGAGCCCTTATTGGACTCGTTGCACAgctgcttttctgtttcttatCAGGTATCTGATCCATGAGATGAGCAGGGCTGTGAGCGGCCGCGGCAGCGCTGTGTTTTGTCCATCTGATCAGCGATGCAAGTTCAGGCTTCATCCAGGAgtttccttcctcttcttcaccaGTCACACTCCCT GTGGTGATGCCTCCATCATCCCCATGAGTGACAGCCAGTCTCAGCCCTGCCCTCCTCTTACATCTGGGAACAGACGAGGACAGACCGATGCAGGAAGAGCCCGAAAAAGGGTAGCCGAGGACCCAAGAGAAGGAagaaactccaagctgcctcaTTTGGAGGAAGAGAAGACGTCAGATTTAAAGcaagaagacagaaaacagcctGAATCTCAGACTGAGGTGAAACCCAGAAGCTTAGATCAGACTGACGGTGTTGGAGAACGTCCACAGGTCCTCGACATTCACCGCACAGGGGCCAGGTGTGTCCCGGGTGGCCCAGCAGACCCTTTGCAGCCTGGGGAGGGGTACCACAGCACCGGGCTGCTTCGGGTGAAACCGGGACGAGGAGAACCGACTCTGTCGCTGTCTTGCAGTGATAAACTGGCCCGCTGGGGGGTAGTGGGTTTCCAGGGTGCCCTGCTGTCCCATTACCTGGAGGAGGCGCTCTACTTCAGCACTGTGGTGGTCGGGAAGTGTCCGTTCAGCCAGGACGTTCTGCACCGAGCTCTGGTTGCCAG GTGCTCCCATGTGTCAAACCTCCCTGCTGGGTTCTCCGTATGTCCACCGGTGCTGCTGCAGTCCAGCCTGGAGTTCCCTTTCAGCCAGAACCAGACCCAGCTCCAACACCAGGTCGGCCAGGGTCGCATCTCGCCCTGTGGAGCAG CCATCAGCTGGTGTAATGTGACGGAGcagccactagatgtcactgcAAACGGCTACAAACAAGGAGTCACCAGGAAGGCTCTGGGCTCACCACAAGCCAG GTCTCTTCTGTGTAAACTGGAGCTTTTTCATTCCTTCCTGTCTCTGGTGTCGACCACTGATCCTTCAGCTCTGCCCCAATCTCTCAG
- the adat1 gene encoding tRNA-specific adenosine deaminase 1 isoform X3 produces the protein MMKTTDDISSVTFLMTVMQKSSLEEVVSGEFRISGCLCSTLSPYWTRCTAAFLFLIRYLIHEMSRAVSGRGSAVFCPSDQRCKFRLHPGVSFLFFTSHTPCGDASIIPMSDSQSQPCPPLTSGNRRGQTDAGRARKRVAEDPREGRNSKLPHLEEEKTSDLKQEDRKQPESQTEVKPRSLDQTDGVGERPQVLDIHRTGARCVPGGPADPLQPGEGYHSTGLLRVKPGRGEPTLSLSCSDKLARWGVVGFQGALLSHYLEEALYFSTVVVGKCPFSQDVLHRALVARCSHVSNLPAGFSVCPPVLLQSSLEFPFSQNQTQLQHQVGQGRISPCGAAISWCNVTEQPLDVTANGYKQGVTRKALGSPQARSLLCKLELFHSFLSLVSTTDPSALPQSLRTPELHTYWDYKQASQSYQQAWQQLHSQAFPLWPRSNRNLLLFH, from the exons ATGATGAAAACCACAGATGACATCAGTTCG GTGACGTTCTTAATGACAGTCATGCAGAAGTCATCGCTAGAAGAGGTTGTATCAGGTGAGTTCAGGATCTCCGGGTGCTTGTGCTCCACCCTGAGCCCTTATTGGACTCGTTGCACAgctgcttttctgtttcttatCAGGTATCTGATCCATGAGATGAGCAGGGCTGTGAGCGGCCGCGGCAGCGCTGTGTTTTGTCCATCTGATCAGCGATGCAAGTTCAGGCTTCATCCAGGAgtttccttcctcttcttcaccaGTCACACTCCCT GTGGTGATGCCTCCATCATCCCCATGAGTGACAGCCAGTCTCAGCCCTGCCCTCCTCTTACATCTGGGAACAGACGAGGACAGACCGATGCAGGAAGAGCCCGAAAAAGGGTAGCCGAGGACCCAAGAGAAGGAagaaactccaagctgcctcaTTTGGAGGAAGAGAAGACGTCAGATTTAAAGcaagaagacagaaaacagcctGAATCTCAGACTGAGGTGAAACCCAGAAGCTTAGATCAGACTGACGGTGTTGGAGAACGTCCACAGGTCCTCGACATTCACCGCACAGGGGCCAGGTGTGTCCCGGGTGGCCCAGCAGACCCTTTGCAGCCTGGGGAGGGGTACCACAGCACCGGGCTGCTTCGGGTGAAACCGGGACGAGGAGAACCGACTCTGTCGCTGTCTTGCAGTGATAAACTGGCCCGCTGGGGGGTAGTGGGTTTCCAGGGTGCCCTGCTGTCCCATTACCTGGAGGAGGCGCTCTACTTCAGCACTGTGGTGGTCGGGAAGTGTCCGTTCAGCCAGGACGTTCTGCACCGAGCTCTGGTTGCCAG GTGCTCCCATGTGTCAAACCTCCCTGCTGGGTTCTCCGTATGTCCACCGGTGCTGCTGCAGTCCAGCCTGGAGTTCCCTTTCAGCCAGAACCAGACCCAGCTCCAACACCAGGTCGGCCAGGGTCGCATCTCGCCCTGTGGAGCAG CCATCAGCTGGTGTAATGTGACGGAGcagccactagatgtcactgcAAACGGCTACAAACAAGGAGTCACCAGGAAGGCTCTGGGCTCACCACAAGCCAG GTCTCTTCTGTGTAAACTGGAGCTTTTTCATTCCTTCCTGTCTCTGGTGTCGACCACTGATCCTTCAGCTCTGCCCCAATCTCTCAG
- the adat1 gene encoding tRNA-specific adenosine deaminase 1 isoform X2, with product MVFPDFPVKMINADQIAELCYERFSQLPRRGKPDPGREWTLLAAVVQVTRSEMEVVSMGTGTKCIGRAAMSPAGDVLNDSHAEVIARRGCIRYLIHEMSRAVSGRGSAVFCPSDQRCKFRLHPGVSFLFFTSHTPCGDASIIPMSDSQSQPCPPLTSGNRRGQTDAGRARKRVAEDPREGRNSKLPHLEEEKTSDLKQEDRKQPESQTEVKPRSLDQTDGVGERPQVLDIHRTGARCVPGGPADPLQPGEGYHSTGLLRVKPGRGEPTLSLSCSDKLARWGVVGFQGALLSHYLEEALYFSTVVVGKCPFSQDVLHRALVARCSHVSNLPAGFSVCPPVLLQSSLEFPFSQNQTQLQHQVGQGRISPCGAAISWCNVTEQPLDVTANGYKQGVTRKALGSPQARSLLCKLELFHSFLSLVSTTDPSALPQSLRTPELHTYWDYKQASQSYQQAWQQLHSQAFPLWPRSNRNLLLFH from the exons atggtgTTTCCGGACTTTCCGGTTAAAATGATAAACGCCGACCAAATCGCGGAGTTGTGCTACGAGCGGTTCAGCCAGCTGCCCCGCAGAGGGAAGCCGGACCCGGGCCGCGAGTGGACCCTGCTGGCCGCGGTGGTCCAGGTCACGCGCTCAG AGATGGAGGTCGTTTCCATGGGAACGGGAACCAAGTGCATCGGACGAGCAGCCATGAGTCCCGCTG GTGACGTTCTTAATGACAGTCATGCAGAAGTCATCGCTAGAAGAGGTTGTATCAG GTATCTGATCCATGAGATGAGCAGGGCTGTGAGCGGCCGCGGCAGCGCTGTGTTTTGTCCATCTGATCAGCGATGCAAGTTCAGGCTTCATCCAGGAgtttccttcctcttcttcaccaGTCACACTCCCT GTGGTGATGCCTCCATCATCCCCATGAGTGACAGCCAGTCTCAGCCCTGCCCTCCTCTTACATCTGGGAACAGACGAGGACAGACCGATGCAGGAAGAGCCCGAAAAAGGGTAGCCGAGGACCCAAGAGAAGGAagaaactccaagctgcctcaTTTGGAGGAAGAGAAGACGTCAGATTTAAAGcaagaagacagaaaacagcctGAATCTCAGACTGAGGTGAAACCCAGAAGCTTAGATCAGACTGACGGTGTTGGAGAACGTCCACAGGTCCTCGACATTCACCGCACAGGGGCCAGGTGTGTCCCGGGTGGCCCAGCAGACCCTTTGCAGCCTGGGGAGGGGTACCACAGCACCGGGCTGCTTCGGGTGAAACCGGGACGAGGAGAACCGACTCTGTCGCTGTCTTGCAGTGATAAACTGGCCCGCTGGGGGGTAGTGGGTTTCCAGGGTGCCCTGCTGTCCCATTACCTGGAGGAGGCGCTCTACTTCAGCACTGTGGTGGTCGGGAAGTGTCCGTTCAGCCAGGACGTTCTGCACCGAGCTCTGGTTGCCAG GTGCTCCCATGTGTCAAACCTCCCTGCTGGGTTCTCCGTATGTCCACCGGTGCTGCTGCAGTCCAGCCTGGAGTTCCCTTTCAGCCAGAACCAGACCCAGCTCCAACACCAGGTCGGCCAGGGTCGCATCTCGCCCTGTGGAGCAG CCATCAGCTGGTGTAATGTGACGGAGcagccactagatgtcactgcAAACGGCTACAAACAAGGAGTCACCAGGAAGGCTCTGGGCTCACCACAAGCCAG GTCTCTTCTGTGTAAACTGGAGCTTTTTCATTCCTTCCTGTCTCTGGTGTCGACCACTGATCCTTCAGCTCTGCCCCAATCTCTCAG
- the adat1 gene encoding tRNA-specific adenosine deaminase 1 isoform X1, which yields MVFPDFPVKMINADQIAELCYERFSQLPRRGKPDPGREWTLLAAVVQVTRSAEMEVVSMGTGTKCIGRAAMSPAGDVLNDSHAEVIARRGCIRYLIHEMSRAVSGRGSAVFCPSDQRCKFRLHPGVSFLFFTSHTPCGDASIIPMSDSQSQPCPPLTSGNRRGQTDAGRARKRVAEDPREGRNSKLPHLEEEKTSDLKQEDRKQPESQTEVKPRSLDQTDGVGERPQVLDIHRTGARCVPGGPADPLQPGEGYHSTGLLRVKPGRGEPTLSLSCSDKLARWGVVGFQGALLSHYLEEALYFSTVVVGKCPFSQDVLHRALVARCSHVSNLPAGFSVCPPVLLQSSLEFPFSQNQTQLQHQVGQGRISPCGAAISWCNVTEQPLDVTANGYKQGVTRKALGSPQARSLLCKLELFHSFLSLVSTTDPSALPQSLRTPELHTYWDYKQASQSYQQAWQQLHSQAFPLWPRSNRNLLLFH from the exons atggtgTTTCCGGACTTTCCGGTTAAAATGATAAACGCCGACCAAATCGCGGAGTTGTGCTACGAGCGGTTCAGCCAGCTGCCCCGCAGAGGGAAGCCGGACCCGGGCCGCGAGTGGACCCTGCTGGCCGCGGTGGTCCAGGTCACGCGCTCAG CAGAGATGGAGGTCGTTTCCATGGGAACGGGAACCAAGTGCATCGGACGAGCAGCCATGAGTCCCGCTG GTGACGTTCTTAATGACAGTCATGCAGAAGTCATCGCTAGAAGAGGTTGTATCAG GTATCTGATCCATGAGATGAGCAGGGCTGTGAGCGGCCGCGGCAGCGCTGTGTTTTGTCCATCTGATCAGCGATGCAAGTTCAGGCTTCATCCAGGAgtttccttcctcttcttcaccaGTCACACTCCCT GTGGTGATGCCTCCATCATCCCCATGAGTGACAGCCAGTCTCAGCCCTGCCCTCCTCTTACATCTGGGAACAGACGAGGACAGACCGATGCAGGAAGAGCCCGAAAAAGGGTAGCCGAGGACCCAAGAGAAGGAagaaactccaagctgcctcaTTTGGAGGAAGAGAAGACGTCAGATTTAAAGcaagaagacagaaaacagcctGAATCTCAGACTGAGGTGAAACCCAGAAGCTTAGATCAGACTGACGGTGTTGGAGAACGTCCACAGGTCCTCGACATTCACCGCACAGGGGCCAGGTGTGTCCCGGGTGGCCCAGCAGACCCTTTGCAGCCTGGGGAGGGGTACCACAGCACCGGGCTGCTTCGGGTGAAACCGGGACGAGGAGAACCGACTCTGTCGCTGTCTTGCAGTGATAAACTGGCCCGCTGGGGGGTAGTGGGTTTCCAGGGTGCCCTGCTGTCCCATTACCTGGAGGAGGCGCTCTACTTCAGCACTGTGGTGGTCGGGAAGTGTCCGTTCAGCCAGGACGTTCTGCACCGAGCTCTGGTTGCCAG GTGCTCCCATGTGTCAAACCTCCCTGCTGGGTTCTCCGTATGTCCACCGGTGCTGCTGCAGTCCAGCCTGGAGTTCCCTTTCAGCCAGAACCAGACCCAGCTCCAACACCAGGTCGGCCAGGGTCGCATCTCGCCCTGTGGAGCAG CCATCAGCTGGTGTAATGTGACGGAGcagccactagatgtcactgcAAACGGCTACAAACAAGGAGTCACCAGGAAGGCTCTGGGCTCACCACAAGCCAG GTCTCTTCTGTGTAAACTGGAGCTTTTTCATTCCTTCCTGTCTCTGGTGTCGACCACTGATCCTTCAGCTCTGCCCCAATCTCTCAG